In a single window of the Microbacterium sp. SL75 genome:
- the coaD gene encoding pantetheine-phosphate adenylyltransferase: MDPRIAVVPGSFDPPTLGHLDVIRRAAGLFDQLHVLVVHNPGKEAMLPIAQRQSLLERSIAEAGVEGDVIVAAWSMGLLVDYCTEVGAKVLVKGIRSQVDVAYETPMAIVNRDLAHVETVFLLPDPSHALVSSSLVRQVAGLGGDVSPYVPPAVARFLDTGARGI, translated from the coding sequence ATGGACCCCCGGATCGCCGTCGTTCCCGGCTCATTCGACCCGCCCACCCTCGGCCACCTCGACGTCATCCGTCGAGCGGCCGGCCTGTTCGATCAGCTGCATGTGCTCGTCGTCCACAACCCGGGCAAAGAAGCGATGCTCCCCATCGCCCAGCGGCAGAGCCTGCTCGAGCGGTCGATCGCCGAGGCGGGCGTCGAGGGCGATGTGATCGTCGCCGCGTGGAGCATGGGTCTGCTCGTCGACTACTGCACAGAGGTGGGGGCGAAGGTGCTGGTGAAGGGCATTCGCTCTCAGGTCGACGTGGCCTACGAGACGCCGATGGCCATCGTCAATCGCGATCTCGCGCACGTCGAGACGGTGTTCCTGCTGCCCGACCCCTCCCACGCGCTCGTCTCGAGCTCGCTCGTACGTCAGGTGGCCGGCCTCGGCGGCGACGTGTCGCCCTACGTCCCGCCCGCCGTCGCGCGCTTCCTCGACACCGGCGCCCGCGGCATCTGA
- a CDS encoding YceD family protein: protein MREHTLDIPTPEKWGEGLLSVPEAEMLELDVRLESVHEGILVSGTVDTSATGVCGRCLIDIVEPVEVEFQELFAYPGDEASDFDVQDDHVDLENLVRDAIVLSLPFQPVCQPDCPGLDPNTGERLTESPGTTEQEPVDPRWAALQQYTPDDGDALRAAPKTEKS, encoded by the coding sequence ATGCGCGAACACACCCTCGACATCCCCACCCCCGAGAAATGGGGTGAGGGCCTGCTCTCCGTCCCCGAGGCTGAGATGCTCGAACTCGATGTGCGTCTCGAATCCGTCCACGAGGGGATCCTCGTGTCGGGCACGGTGGACACCAGCGCCACGGGAGTGTGCGGACGCTGCCTCATCGACATCGTCGAGCCTGTCGAAGTCGAGTTCCAGGAACTTTTCGCGTATCCTGGGGACGAAGCGAGTGACTTCGACGTTCAAGACGACCACGTGGATCTTGAAAATCTGGTCCGGGATGCCATTGTCCTGTCGCTTCCGTTCCAGCCGGTGTGTCAGCCGGACTGCCCCGGGCTCGACCCGAACACGGGCGAGAGGCTGACGGAAAGCCCCGGCACCACGGAGCAGGAGCCTGTCGATCCTCGATGGGCTGCGCTCCAGCAGTACACCCCAGACGACGGCGATGCGCTCCGCGCCGCCCCCAAGACAGAGAAGAGCTAG
- the rpmF gene encoding 50S ribosomal protein L32, with protein MAGNPPKRKVSRSNTRSRRAQWKAEAPALVKTIENGKVVYSRPHQAKVVTDSQGTELFLEYKGRKVADV; from the coding sequence ATGGCAGGTAACCCCCCGAAGCGGAAGGTCTCCCGCTCGAACACCCGCTCGCGTCGTGCGCAGTGGAAGGCTGAAGCCCCCGCGCTGGTCAAGACCATCGAGAACGGCAAGGTCGTCTACAGCCGTCCCCACCAGGCGAAGGTCGTCACCGACTCGCAGGGCACCGAGCTCTTCCTCGAGTACAAGGGCCGCAAGGTCGCCGACGTCTGA
- the rnc gene encoding ribonuclease III yields the protein MTRKNVERTALTEKLGVEIDPELLSLALTHRSFAYENGGIPHNERLEFLGDSVLGQAVTVRLFTRHPDLDEGSLAKRRASVVSTVALAEVARTIGLGDHVRLGRGEILTGGRDKDSILADTMEALIGATFLSAGPDAATGMVLRLVEPLLADPERYGAAMDPKTSLQEIAARLGLAAPVYVVEATGPDHDRRFTATVTTGDVVTTGVGSSKKHAEMAAALTAWRELDARA from the coding sequence GTGACGCGGAAGAACGTCGAGCGCACAGCGCTCACCGAGAAGCTCGGGGTCGAGATCGACCCCGAGCTTCTTTCTCTTGCTTTGACGCACCGCTCGTTCGCCTACGAGAACGGCGGCATCCCGCACAATGAGCGTCTCGAGTTCCTCGGCGACTCGGTGCTGGGCCAGGCGGTGACGGTCCGGCTGTTCACACGGCATCCCGACCTCGACGAAGGAAGCCTCGCGAAACGTCGCGCGAGCGTCGTGTCGACGGTGGCGTTGGCCGAGGTCGCCCGCACGATCGGTCTTGGCGACCACGTGCGACTGGGTCGGGGCGAGATCCTCACCGGTGGGCGCGACAAGGATTCGATCCTCGCCGACACCATGGAGGCCCTCATCGGGGCGACGTTCTTGTCAGCCGGCCCCGACGCGGCGACCGGCATGGTGCTTCGCCTGGTCGAACCGCTCTTAGCCGACCCGGAGCGCTACGGCGCGGCGATGGACCCGAAGACGAGCCTGCAAGAGATCGCTGCCCGCCTGGGACTGGCGGCACCCGTGTACGTGGTTGAGGCCACCGGTCCCGACCACGACCGACGCTTCACCGCCACGGTCACGACGGGCGACGTCGTCACCACGGGCGTCGGATCGAGCAAGAAGCACGCCGAGATGGCAGCGGCGCTGACCGCGTGGCGCGAGCTCGACGCGCGTGCCTGA
- the mutM gene encoding bifunctional DNA-formamidopyrimidine glycosylase/DNA-(apurinic or apyrimidinic site) lyase, which produces MPELPEVEVVRAGLEPAVSGALVASVDVRDERALTRHTGGAAHFEAELTGRRIASAVRRGKFLWMPMADDEAIVTHLGMSGQMLLRTPGAPEERHERIRIELEHPVHGSLSVVFADQRTFGSLAVDRLVDTPDGAAGGRGSELARVPTQVAHIGRDPLDPAFDVARFRARLTRTSSGIKRVLLDQTVASGIGNIYADESLWAARIHPETAASDLPTRAVNRLLGEVQAVLEKALAEGGTSFDAQYVNVNGQAGYFAHSLNAYGRTGQPCPRCGRPIVRVSFMNRSSHFCPHCQKRR; this is translated from the coding sequence GTGCCTGAGCTTCCCGAGGTTGAGGTTGTCCGCGCCGGCCTCGAACCCGCCGTGTCCGGTGCACTCGTCGCCTCTGTCGACGTGCGCGACGAGCGGGCGCTGACCCGGCACACCGGGGGAGCGGCGCACTTCGAGGCGGAGCTGACCGGCCGGCGCATCGCGTCCGCCGTGCGGCGAGGCAAATTCCTCTGGATGCCGATGGCCGACGATGAGGCCATCGTCACCCATCTCGGGATGAGCGGCCAGATGCTCCTGCGTACCCCCGGGGCGCCGGAGGAGCGGCATGAACGCATCCGCATCGAGTTGGAGCATCCGGTGCACGGGTCGCTTTCGGTCGTCTTCGCCGACCAGCGCACTTTCGGCTCGCTCGCCGTCGACCGGCTCGTCGATACTCCCGATGGTGCCGCGGGCGGTCGAGGCTCGGAGCTCGCCCGCGTGCCGACGCAGGTCGCGCACATCGGTCGAGATCCCCTCGACCCTGCGTTCGATGTCGCGCGATTCCGCGCGCGATTGACGCGGACCTCCTCGGGGATCAAGCGCGTGCTGCTGGATCAGACGGTGGCGAGCGGTATCGGCAACATCTACGCCGACGAGTCGCTGTGGGCCGCGCGTATCCACCCTGAGACCGCGGCATCCGATCTTCCGACGCGTGCTGTCAATCGGCTACTCGGCGAGGTGCAGGCGGTCCTCGAGAAGGCCCTTGCCGAGGGTGGGACCAGCTTCGACGCGCAATACGTGAACGTGAACGGTCAGGCCGGCTACTTCGCCCACTCGCTGAATGCCTACGGGCGTACAGGCCAGCCGTGTCCGCGGTGCGGGCGCCCCATCGTGCGGGTGTCGTTCATGAACCGGTCGAGCCACTTCTGCCCGCACTGCCAGAAGCGGCGCTGA
- a CDS encoding alpha/beta hydrolase: MAELGQTSDPMSLVPGSVGDVQAIVELCARRSRVARQAAETVGRKKNIDDWVGQSADAYTARVTQVATAWSDADEALARVGAAMRAYASALAGAQARAATAIEGWDYARSLQRTEQTAGAESPGFVEPFSGAWPLVFAGGADTSPPRTSAEAFATADSWLAEGRRWVADAARTATAAVAAATAVLRADSGSVWASASAALGSGPVTPATALSVLKSLRGDDLTSLLSARPDLAALLSQASPADVASWWSGLDGDQQEALVHAAPAVIGNLGGVAYRARDEANRIVLDQAIADAKRSPLDKSEQIAALEALKKSAQSHTLVSVVLDEPPLAQVAVGDLDAARNVSFIVPGMNSNVAGDMATYVDAAKQLQYAQRRAGGGELGDYAVIAWLGYHPPTNDMPVDVAFNGKAEAGAPALSKDLTSMAAVHEASGIPASVSVIAHSYGTNVAALALTDAHADHVVLLGSAGVDNQVDNVADLNVPPGQVFASQARHDGWAPVGQITSYVVLDGRVDPTATSFGAREFSSEAGIAPGGETLRAVDKHGPFGDGSETFSYFDANTTAQFNTALATTGRGDEVIVDKPLTESDLIGPHHSSGSNEYPVGWNGIR; the protein is encoded by the coding sequence ATGGCGGAACTGGGGCAGACCTCCGATCCGATGTCCTTGGTGCCGGGCTCGGTCGGAGACGTCCAGGCGATTGTCGAGCTGTGCGCCCGGCGCTCGCGTGTCGCACGGCAGGCCGCCGAGACGGTGGGCAGGAAGAAGAACATCGACGACTGGGTGGGACAGTCCGCCGACGCCTACACCGCCCGCGTGACCCAGGTGGCGACCGCGTGGTCCGACGCTGACGAGGCGCTGGCCCGTGTCGGCGCCGCGATGCGCGCATACGCGTCGGCGTTGGCGGGGGCACAGGCGAGAGCTGCCACCGCGATCGAGGGTTGGGATTATGCGCGGTCCCTTCAACGCACGGAGCAGACGGCCGGTGCGGAGTCGCCGGGCTTCGTCGAGCCGTTCTCCGGCGCGTGGCCCCTCGTGTTCGCCGGGGGCGCCGACACGAGTCCGCCGCGCACGAGTGCGGAGGCGTTCGCAACGGCTGACAGCTGGCTTGCCGAGGGGAGGAGATGGGTGGCCGATGCGGCACGCACCGCAACCGCGGCTGTGGCTGCTGCGACCGCGGTGCTCCGTGCCGACAGCGGATCCGTGTGGGCGTCGGCGAGCGCAGCCCTCGGAAGCGGGCCGGTGACGCCGGCGACGGCGCTGTCGGTCCTGAAGTCGTTGCGCGGCGACGACCTCACGTCGCTGTTGTCGGCGCGTCCCGACCTCGCCGCTCTTCTCTCGCAGGCGTCGCCCGCCGATGTCGCGAGCTGGTGGTCGGGTCTCGACGGTGACCAGCAGGAAGCGCTGGTCCACGCTGCCCCCGCCGTCATCGGCAACCTCGGCGGAGTGGCCTACCGCGCGCGTGATGAGGCCAATCGCATCGTGCTCGACCAAGCGATCGCGGATGCCAAGCGCAGCCCCCTCGACAAGTCGGAGCAGATCGCGGCGCTAGAGGCGTTGAAGAAGTCGGCCCAGAGTCACACGTTGGTGTCGGTTGTGCTTGACGAACCTCCGCTCGCGCAGGTCGCCGTCGGCGACCTGGATGCCGCGAGGAATGTGTCGTTCATCGTGCCGGGGATGAACTCGAACGTGGCGGGTGACATGGCGACTTACGTCGATGCTGCGAAGCAACTCCAGTACGCGCAGCGCCGTGCGGGCGGCGGAGAGCTCGGCGACTACGCCGTTATCGCGTGGCTGGGCTACCACCCCCCGACGAACGATATGCCGGTGGACGTGGCATTCAACGGGAAAGCCGAGGCGGGCGCACCCGCCTTATCGAAAGACCTCACGTCGATGGCTGCTGTTCACGAAGCATCGGGCATCCCTGCCTCGGTTTCTGTCATCGCCCACTCTTATGGCACCAATGTCGCGGCACTCGCACTCACCGACGCTCACGCGGACCACGTCGTCCTGCTCGGCTCGGCCGGTGTAGACAATCAAGTAGACAACGTCGCGGACCTGAATGTGCCTCCCGGACAGGTGTTCGCATCTCAAGCCCGTCACGACGGCTGGGCGCCTGTCGGGCAGATCACCTCGTACGTCGTCCTAGACGGACGCGTCGACCCGACAGCGACATCGTTCGGGGCGCGCGAGTTCTCCTCGGAAGCGGGCATCGCCCCCGGCGGCGAGACGCTGCGCGCGGTTGACAAACACGGACCGTTCGGCGATGGCTCGGAGACATTCAGCTACTTCGATGCGAACACGACCGCGCAGTTCAACACGGCGTTGGCAACGACGGGCCGCGGGGACGAGGTCATCGTCGACAAACCGCTGACAGAATCAGACCTCATCGGGCCGCATCACTCGAGCGGATCGAATGAGTACCCGGTCGGGTGGAACGGCATTCGTTGA
- a CDS encoding WXG100 family type VII secretion target, with protein sequence MTLRFDPQRHAETIAALRRVIAGIQDQLDGLDREVTVLRGQWSGAAQAAYERTHREWADSIGRLHSALGDATGAAQHAGDRLTQTEADVTALWS encoded by the coding sequence ATGACCCTCAGGTTCGATCCCCAGCGGCACGCGGAGACGATCGCCGCTTTGCGACGGGTGATCGCTGGCATCCAGGATCAGCTGGACGGCCTCGATCGGGAGGTCACCGTACTGCGTGGGCAGTGGTCGGGTGCCGCGCAGGCGGCGTACGAGCGTACTCACCGAGAATGGGCGGACTCCATCGGTCGCTTGCATTCCGCGCTGGGTGATGCGACGGGAGCGGCGCAGCACGCCGGTGACCGCCTCACCCAGACCGAGGCAGATGTGACCGCACTGTGGTCATGA
- a CDS encoding GNAT family N-acetyltransferase — MTSFPAGLELRPLHIPAHIDDPDAADFREMVRLRNLVYAEISGHDDSFMPADELLPLYQPRPEMKRFAWIAVHHGEVIGRVGLDFPQEEGARTGFWLIELRRSAWGNGIGRAAYALIENTAREHGRTVLQSWAEHPAADGPRLDAPTGFGSIPRDHAARFLLASGFSLEQIVRVSSLDLAGARPRLEELLAEAEQAASGYRIVQWTLPTPDEFVDAFAWMKSRMVTDAPSADLEFDEEVWDAGRVRRYEAGYTDAGRHMLVTAAQHVDTGELAAFNELVIGKDRTAATSQEDTLVVAAHRGHRLGMLVKCAGLLAWHDVAPESPRVLTYNAEENRPMLSINEAIGFTPISYEGVWKKVL; from the coding sequence ATGACTTCCTTCCCCGCCGGCCTCGAGCTGCGCCCGCTTCACATCCCCGCCCACATCGACGATCCGGATGCCGCGGACTTCCGCGAGATGGTCCGCCTCCGCAACCTCGTCTACGCCGAGATCTCGGGGCACGACGATTCGTTCATGCCCGCCGACGAGCTCCTCCCGCTCTACCAACCCCGACCTGAGATGAAACGATTCGCATGGATCGCCGTCCACCACGGCGAGGTCATCGGGCGCGTGGGTCTCGACTTCCCGCAGGAGGAGGGCGCCCGCACCGGATTCTGGCTCATCGAACTGCGCCGCTCCGCATGGGGCAACGGCATCGGTCGCGCCGCCTACGCCCTCATCGAGAACACCGCACGAGAGCACGGGCGTACCGTCCTGCAGTCGTGGGCCGAACATCCCGCCGCGGACGGACCGCGCCTCGACGCGCCGACGGGATTCGGCTCGATCCCGCGGGATCACGCGGCGCGGTTTCTTCTGGCATCCGGATTCTCGCTCGAACAGATCGTGCGCGTGAGCTCGCTGGATCTCGCCGGAGCACGACCGCGCCTAGAGGAACTGCTCGCTGAGGCCGAACAGGCGGCCTCGGGCTACCGGATCGTGCAGTGGACTCTGCCCACGCCCGACGAGTTCGTGGACGCGTTTGCGTGGATGAAGTCGCGCATGGTGACCGACGCCCCCTCGGCGGACCTCGAGTTCGACGAGGAGGTGTGGGATGCCGGTCGAGTGCGCCGCTACGAAGCCGGCTACACCGACGCCGGACGGCACATGCTCGTCACCGCCGCCCAGCACGTCGACACCGGCGAGCTTGCGGCCTTCAACGAACTCGTCATCGGCAAGGACCGCACCGCTGCCACCAGCCAGGAAGACACCCTCGTCGTCGCGGCCCACCGCGGCCACCGACTCGGCATGCTCGTGAAGTGCGCGGGACTCCTCGCGTGGCACGACGTCGCACCGGAGTCACCCCGTGTGCTGACCTACAACGCCGAAGAGAACCGTCCGATGCTCTCGATCAACGAAGCCATCGGCTTCACGCCGATCTCGTACGAAGGAGTGTGGAAGAAGGTGCTGTGA
- the smc gene encoding chromosome segregation protein SMC, whose product MHLKSVTLKGFKSFAQSTTFALEPGVTCIVGPNGSGKSNVVDALAWVMGEQGAKTLRGGKMEDVIFAGTSTRGPLGRAEVQLTIDNADGALPIDYSEVTISRTLFRTGASEYAINGQTCRLLDVQELLSDSGLGREMHVIIGQGRLDTVLQASAEDRRGFIEEAAGILKHRRRKEKTVRKLEAMETNLTRLSDLAGELRRQLKPLGKQAEIAREAATIAAVVRDAKARLYADELVRLRAELADAARAESERHTERLGLQEQSEGLRGRVERLENDQRSDAVDRARGVAFALEQVQERLRGLYTLAGQRLTLLGDDETDGSGFAPTVTQSMIDDVRAEIDDIAAGLGEAQDAAAEASRAVTRARADLDALDVDIAAQSALVSEHDMKITSLRGAADAASSALAAVRAGVDRQQRALDAALIRRAEAEQAVAELDPDVVPEASTAEHAAAYERAQRDANDVEARVSGLRERLHAAERERDALTAQTTALGRALDVRNAAADLISAGGSGIRGLVGDDLKVRAGYEAAVAAVLGTLAEGLLVDDAEAAFTAARTAAEADLGLVEIALADAPGPGESLPALEGAVLAADVVTASPGVLGILARVLIVEDLDAARSAQSSLADGLTVVTRSGEVVTARTVRAGSGSGRSRLELAAERDAAVERLDEVVVIVDSLREALADEQRLQVDARQRTKDALSTLRAHDAALAAHAEKVNRVTVRHEAAVAECDRLVAGLAQTESAVAEAEDAARRADDALARALDAPRPLLDASAREGMAAEVDAARETEMRARLDIETLKERVRAGEARIVQLEQQRERERTAAAEAARRAVLRRAQREIAAEVAGHLPALLDSVDRSVSQARVELAAAESARTAITEELSRARADESLVRERLARLTESVHGLELQMHEKKLHVTGLLERAQSELALDEHILVSEYGPDQPIPTENAEEGVPFDRAAQKRRLQDAERKLSQLGRVNPLALEEFAALEQRHAFLTEQLADLQQTRADLQTIIADLDERMQTIFVAAFEDTRAAFTEIFPILFPGGAGSISLTDPEHPLTTGIEVAVRPVGKKIERLSLLSGGERSLAAVAFLTSIFTARPSPFYILDEVEAALDDANLGRLLGVFEKLRASSQLIVITHQKRTMEIADALYGVSMRQDGVSAVVGQRVGDRAIARATQDPVARASDEAAPVS is encoded by the coding sequence ATGCACCTGAAGAGCGTGACGCTCAAGGGCTTCAAGTCCTTCGCGCAGTCGACCACCTTCGCCCTCGAGCCGGGCGTGACATGCATCGTCGGACCGAACGGGTCGGGCAAGTCCAACGTCGTCGACGCCCTGGCCTGGGTGATGGGGGAGCAGGGGGCGAAGACCCTTCGCGGCGGCAAGATGGAGGACGTCATCTTCGCCGGCACCTCGACGCGGGGACCCCTGGGGCGGGCCGAGGTCCAGCTGACGATCGACAACGCCGACGGTGCTCTGCCGATCGACTACAGCGAGGTGACGATCAGTCGCACGCTGTTCCGCACCGGCGCGAGCGAGTACGCCATCAACGGGCAGACGTGCCGCCTGCTCGACGTGCAGGAGTTGCTGAGCGATTCGGGCCTCGGGCGCGAGATGCACGTGATCATCGGGCAGGGCCGCCTCGACACCGTGCTCCAGGCATCGGCGGAGGACCGTCGCGGGTTCATCGAGGAAGCCGCAGGAATCCTCAAGCATCGCCGACGCAAAGAGAAGACCGTCCGCAAGCTCGAGGCGATGGAGACGAACCTCACGCGCTTGAGCGATCTCGCCGGTGAACTGCGCCGGCAGCTCAAGCCGCTGGGCAAGCAGGCCGAGATCGCTCGAGAGGCAGCGACGATCGCCGCGGTGGTCCGGGACGCGAAAGCGCGCCTCTACGCCGACGAGCTCGTGCGTCTGCGCGCGGAACTCGCCGACGCCGCTCGAGCCGAGAGTGAGCGCCACACCGAGCGGCTGGGCCTGCAGGAGCAGTCGGAGGGGCTGCGCGGTCGGGTGGAGCGCCTCGAGAACGATCAGCGCTCCGACGCCGTCGACCGCGCGCGCGGTGTCGCCTTCGCGCTCGAGCAGGTGCAGGAGCGACTCCGGGGGCTCTACACACTGGCCGGCCAGCGCCTGACGCTCCTCGGCGACGACGAGACGGACGGGTCGGGCTTCGCCCCCACGGTGACACAGTCGATGATCGACGACGTCCGCGCCGAGATCGACGACATCGCCGCGGGTCTCGGAGAGGCTCAGGATGCCGCGGCAGAGGCGTCCCGAGCGGTGACGCGTGCCCGCGCCGACCTCGACGCGCTCGACGTCGACATCGCTGCGCAGAGTGCGCTGGTGTCGGAACACGACATGAAGATCACGAGCCTGCGGGGAGCGGCGGATGCGGCGAGCTCGGCCCTTGCCGCCGTGCGTGCCGGTGTCGACCGGCAGCAGCGGGCGCTCGACGCCGCGCTGATCCGACGGGCGGAAGCCGAGCAAGCCGTCGCCGAGCTGGATCCCGACGTGGTCCCCGAGGCCTCGACGGCCGAGCACGCGGCCGCCTACGAGCGCGCTCAGCGCGACGCCAACGACGTCGAGGCGCGCGTGTCCGGCCTGCGTGAACGCCTACACGCCGCCGAGCGTGAGCGCGACGCGCTCACCGCGCAGACCACCGCTCTCGGCCGCGCCCTGGATGTCCGCAACGCGGCCGCCGATCTGATCTCGGCCGGGGGTTCCGGCATCCGAGGTCTCGTCGGCGACGACCTGAAGGTCAGGGCCGGATACGAAGCGGCGGTGGCCGCGGTGCTCGGAACCCTCGCGGAAGGGTTGCTCGTCGACGACGCGGAAGCGGCGTTCACCGCGGCCCGCACGGCCGCCGAGGCCGACCTGGGTCTGGTCGAGATCGCTCTGGCCGACGCCCCCGGGCCGGGGGAGTCCCTCCCGGCGCTCGAGGGTGCGGTGCTCGCAGCGGATGTCGTCACGGCCTCGCCCGGGGTGCTCGGCATCCTGGCTCGCGTCCTCATCGTCGAAGACCTCGACGCCGCGCGATCGGCGCAGTCGAGTCTGGCGGACGGGCTCACGGTCGTGACCCGCTCTGGCGAGGTCGTGACCGCGCGGACCGTTCGCGCCGGCTCGGGCTCGGGCCGGTCGCGCCTCGAACTCGCCGCCGAGCGCGACGCCGCCGTGGAACGGCTCGACGAGGTCGTCGTGATCGTGGATTCGCTGAGAGAAGCCCTCGCCGACGAACAGCGTCTGCAGGTCGATGCGCGCCAGCGCACGAAAGACGCCCTTTCGACCCTTCGCGCGCATGACGCAGCCCTGGCCGCTCACGCGGAGAAGGTCAACCGCGTGACCGTGCGCCACGAAGCCGCGGTCGCCGAGTGCGACCGTCTGGTCGCGGGGCTCGCGCAGACCGAGAGCGCGGTCGCCGAGGCGGAGGACGCGGCACGTCGGGCCGACGATGCGCTGGCCCGGGCCCTCGACGCGCCACGCCCGCTCCTCGACGCCTCGGCGCGCGAAGGAATGGCGGCAGAGGTCGACGCCGCGCGCGAGACCGAGATGCGCGCCCGCCTCGACATTGAGACGCTGAAAGAGCGCGTCCGCGCCGGTGAGGCTCGCATCGTGCAGCTCGAGCAGCAACGTGAGCGCGAGCGAACCGCGGCCGCCGAGGCGGCACGCCGTGCTGTGCTTCGCCGGGCGCAGCGTGAGATCGCCGCTGAGGTCGCGGGCCACCTCCCGGCCCTGCTCGACTCGGTCGATCGCTCGGTCAGTCAGGCGCGGGTGGAGCTGGCGGCCGCGGAGTCCGCCCGCACGGCGATCACGGAGGAGCTCTCTCGTGCGCGAGCCGACGAGTCCCTCGTGCGAGAGCGTCTGGCACGGCTCACCGAAAGCGTGCACGGGCTCGAGCTGCAGATGCACGAGAAGAAGCTCCACGTGACCGGTCTTCTCGAGCGTGCTCAGTCCGAGCTCGCGTTGGACGAGCACATTCTCGTTTCGGAATACGGCCCCGACCAGCCCATCCCCACCGAGAACGCGGAGGAGGGCGTGCCCTTCGATCGCGCCGCTCAGAAGCGCCGGCTCCAGGATGCCGAGCGCAAGCTGTCGCAGCTCGGCCGGGTGAACCCGCTGGCCCTGGAGGAATTCGCCGCGCTCGAGCAGCGCCACGCCTTCCTCACCGAGCAGCTCGCCGACCTGCAGCAGACGCGAGCCGATCTGCAGACGATCATCGCCGACCTCGACGAGCGCATGCAGACGATCTTCGTCGCGGCCTTCGAAGACACGCGTGCGGCCTTCACGGAGATCTTCCCGATTCTCTTCCCGGGAGGGGCCGGCAGCATCTCTCTCACCGATCCCGAGCACCCGCTGACCACCGGCATCGAGGTCGCGGTGCGTCCGGTCGGCAAGAAGATCGAGCGGCTCTCGCTGTTGTCGGGCGGAGAACGCTCGCTCGCGGCGGTGGCGTTCCTCACCTCGATCTTCACGGCGCGCCCGAGCCCGTTCTACATCCTCGACGAGGTAGAGGCGGCGCTCGACGACGCCAACCTGGGTCGTCTGCTCGGGGTCTTCGAGAAGCTCCGCGCGAGTAGCCAGCTCATCGTCATCACCCACCAGAAGCGCACCATGGAGATCGCCGACGCGCTCTACGGGGTGTCCATGCGTCAGGACGGGGTCTCGGCGGTCGTGGGCCAGAGGGTCGGCGATCGCGCCATCGCGCGAGCGACGCAGGACCCCGTCGCGAGGGCCTCCGACGAAGCCGCCCCCGTAAGCTGA
- the ftsY gene encoding signal recognition particle-docking protein FtsY: MAENSWSLGRALRGLFVKPTIDETTWDDLETALLTADFGPDVTERLVEELREKVERFRTTDPRDLQRMLKETLEEHFAKFDTTLRLTERPAVVLVVGVNGVGKTTTIGKFAKFLQRYGRTVTVGAADTFRAAAVDQLATWAERGGATIVRPQHEGQDPASVAFQTVAHAKETGTEIVLVDTAGRLHTKGGLMDELGKIKRVIEKQAPIAEVLLVLDATTGQNGLMQAQAFLDSAGVTGLVLTKLDGSAKGGFVLAVQERTGIPVKLLGQGEGINDLTGFTPHVFAASLVD; encoded by the coding sequence ATGGCTGAGAACTCCTGGTCGCTGGGCCGCGCGCTGCGCGGGCTGTTCGTCAAGCCCACGATCGACGAGACCACGTGGGACGACCTCGAAACGGCGCTGCTGACGGCCGATTTCGGTCCCGATGTGACCGAGCGTCTGGTCGAGGAGCTCCGCGAGAAGGTCGAGCGCTTCCGTACGACCGACCCGCGTGATCTGCAGCGCATGCTCAAAGAGACCCTCGAGGAGCACTTCGCCAAGTTCGACACGACCCTTCGCCTCACCGAGCGTCCGGCGGTCGTGCTCGTCGTCGGTGTGAACGGTGTGGGCAAGACCACGACCATCGGAAAGTTCGCGAAGTTCCTGCAGCGCTACGGTCGCACCGTCACGGTGGGGGCCGCCGACACCTTCCGGGCCGCGGCGGTCGACCAGCTCGCGACCTGGGCCGAGCGTGGGGGAGCGACGATCGTGCGCCCACAGCACGAGGGCCAGGATCCGGCATCCGTGGCCTTCCAGACCGTCGCCCACGCGAAAGAGACCGGTACCGAGATCGTGCTCGTGGACACGGCGGGTCGACTTCATACCAAGGGCGGGCTCATGGACGAGCTCGGCAAGATCAAGCGCGTCATCGAGAAGCAGGCGCCGATCGCCGAGGTCCTCCTCGTCCTGGATGCCACCACGGGTCAGAACGGGCTGATGCAGGCGCAGGCATTCCTCGACAGCGCGGGGGTCACCGGCCTCGTGCTGACGAAGCTCGACGGTTCCGCGAAGGGCGGCTTCGTTCTCGCGGTGCAGGAGCGCACCGGCATCCCGGTCAAACTCCTCGGCCAGGGCGAGGGCATCAACGACCTCACGGGTTTCACCCCGCACGTGTTCGCAGCTTCTCTCGTCGACTGA